In a single window of the Ignavibacteria bacterium genome:
- a CDS encoding phosphatase PAP2 family protein, with the protein MNIKLSCIIITLLLGYSSYSQDTINFKLFDSLKTKSEDSHKKVTTVPQNSGDSITIPIPLEPTNFDVRLFRSINNSRSPLKTKVLNTFDNSMLPVALMLPPSLFIYSRVKRNTYDENSAYLLFSSEFTNFAVTFGIKTFFKRARPLNALKNVHSKGMPILDVYSFPSGHTSTTFAMATMFALRYPDYPQVYAPMYVWGFIIAYARPYFGMHYPSDLLAGALIGTGSSVLVYSLRKELFRFKNQVLGEDKTDEGSVNGGVLTFFGAAFAISAIFDNFIFKEDPGKRFFISPWMDNKRGGLNVKWKL; encoded by the coding sequence ATGAATATAAAATTGTCCTGTATCATAATTACCTTACTGCTTGGTTATAGTTCCTATTCACAGGATACGATCAACTTTAAACTGTTTGACTCTCTTAAAACGAAGTCAGAAGATTCTCATAAAAAAGTAACTACCGTTCCGCAAAATTCAGGGGATTCGATTACAATACCAATTCCGCTGGAACCTACGAACTTTGATGTAAGGCTTTTCCGCTCAATAAACAATTCACGCTCACCGCTTAAAACCAAGGTACTGAACACATTTGATAACTCAATGCTTCCGGTAGCATTAATGCTGCCGCCTTCATTATTTATTTACAGCAGGGTGAAAAGAAATACGTACGATGAAAATTCAGCTTACCTGTTATTTAGTTCAGAGTTCACTAATTTTGCTGTTACGTTCGGGATAAAAACTTTTTTCAAACGAGCAAGACCGCTTAATGCGCTAAAGAATGTACACAGCAAAGGTATGCCGATACTTGATGTATATTCATTTCCTTCGGGGCATACAAGCACAACATTTGCAATGGCTACAATGTTCGCATTGAGATATCCTGATTATCCCCAGGTGTATGCACCGATGTATGTGTGGGGATTTATAATAGCTTATGCCAGACCCTATTTCGGGATGCACTACCCCAGCGACCTTCTGGCTGGCGCACTGATAGGAACAGGTTCCTCTGTTTTGGTGTATTCACTCCGCAAGGAATTGTTCAGATTTAAAAACCAGGTTTTAGGTGAAGATAAAACTGATGAAGGCTCAGTAAACGGCGGTGTTCTCACATTTTTCGGTGCAGCGTTTGCAATAAGCGCTATATTTGATAATTTTATATTTAAAGAAGACCCCGGCAAACGGTTCTTTATTTCACCATGGATGGATAATAAACGCGGCGGGCTGAATGTGAAGTGGAAACTGTAA
- a CDS encoding dipeptidase: MKVLILALIPALMFCNFACFSGKSPGTDGTTGSQPQTSPQSTGKTDSNKVSNNSGKQDSTMSTNKYSDLNKDAFRLHYDAIVIDTHNDILMPVFLQGADLNRDNPGTQSDLVKWKRGGLDIQMFSIYVPERYKSNHYSYVMKLIDKLEETQAENPETFALCRNSAELEAGLSAGKFVGLMGGEGGNMIEGSMENLETLYSRGVRYLGLTWNTSNAIAISAKDETERGKTGGLTEFGVDVVKRMNELGMLIDVSHLGETAFWQVAELSNAPIIASHSNCYSLAPHYRNLTDEQIKAIAKSGGYIGINFFYKFLDPSGNPGSIKNAQNKYRNAANQFADEFGDDLVGFNEKRYEYITGNPVNTGTPVDILIDHIDHIVKLVGVDYVGLGSDFDGSITTVNELYDATCYPIITKKLVERGYTEQDIRKILGGNFLRVFKQVCG, translated from the coding sequence ATGAAAGTACTAATACTGGCTTTAATTCCCGCGTTGATGTTCTGCAACTTCGCATGTTTTTCGGGCAAATCGCCCGGAACGGACGGCACAACAGGCAGCCAACCACAAACATCACCCCAAAGCACCGGCAAAACTGACAGCAATAAAGTAAGCAATAATTCAGGCAAACAGGATTCAACTATGAGCACAAACAAATACAGCGATCTTAACAAAGACGCTTTCAGGCTTCACTATGACGCAATTGTAATAGATACACACAACGATATTTTAATGCCGGTATTCCTGCAGGGTGCCGATCTTAACAGGGATAATCCCGGGACGCAGTCAGACCTGGTGAAATGGAAGCGAGGCGGGCTGGATATACAGATGTTTTCTATCTATGTGCCTGAAAGGTACAAATCAAATCACTACAGCTACGTAATGAAGCTGATTGATAAGCTTGAGGAAACCCAGGCTGAAAATCCCGAAACATTCGCACTGTGCAGGAACTCCGCTGAGCTTGAAGCAGGCTTAAGCGCGGGAAAGTTTGTGGGATTAATGGGAGGCGAAGGCGGCAATATGATAGAAGGCTCAATGGAAAACCTTGAGACCTTATACAGCCGCGGTGTGAGATACCTTGGCTTAACATGGAACACAAGCAATGCAATAGCGATTTCAGCAAAAGATGAAACTGAGCGCGGTAAAACAGGCGGATTAACGGAGTTCGGCGTGGATGTAGTAAAACGAATGAATGAGCTTGGAATGCTGATCGATGTTTCACATTTGGGCGAGACAGCATTCTGGCAGGTTGCGGAGCTTAGCAATGCGCCGATTATCGCATCACACTCCAACTGCTACTCACTTGCACCGCATTACCGCAATTTGACAGATGAGCAGATAAAAGCGATAGCCAAATCAGGCGGATATATAGGGATAAACTTCTTTTACAAATTCCTTGACCCAAGCGGAAACCCGGGCTCTATTAAAAACGCGCAGAATAAATACCGCAATGCGGCAAACCAGTTTGCTGATGAATTCGGTGATGACCTGGTTGGATTCAACGAAAAAAGATATGAGTATATTACCGGCAATCCAGTTAATACCGGCACACCTGTTGATATATTGATTGACCATATTGATCATATTGTAAAGCTTGTTGGAGTTGATTATGTTGGCTTAGGCAGTGATTTTGACGGCAGCATTACAACAGTAAATGAGCTTTATGACGCAACCTGTTACCCCATTATCACCAAAAAGCTTGTTGAGCGCGGTTACACTGAGCAGGATATCCGCAAAATACTTGGCGGTAACTTTTTGAGAGTGTTTAAACAGGTATGCGGTTAA
- a CDS encoding slipin family protein encodes MEAVIITFLFFVFLFFVIVLFSMIKVLREYERGVVFRLGRYSQTKGPGLIILIPFIDKMIKVSLRTLVMDVPSQDIVTKDNISVKVNAVVYFRVLQPEKAVIEVQDFLFATSQIAQTTLRSVLGQSELDELLTERDEINKRLQAIIDDHTEPWGIKVSNVEVKQIDLPIEMQRAMARQAEAERERRAKVIHADGEYQASQKLADAAEVINKQPISLQLRYLQTLTEIATEKNSTIIFPLPVDIISQFMKMVDSGTKK; translated from the coding sequence ATGGAGGCAGTAATAATAACATTTTTGTTCTTTGTATTCCTATTCTTTGTCATTGTGCTCTTCAGCATGATAAAAGTATTAAGGGAGTATGAAAGAGGCGTTGTATTCCGTTTGGGAAGGTATTCCCAAACCAAGGGACCCGGACTCATAATCCTGATCCCGTTTATCGATAAAATGATAAAAGTAAGCCTGCGCACGCTTGTAATGGATGTTCCTTCACAGGATATTGTGACCAAGGATAACATTTCAGTAAAAGTGAATGCCGTTGTTTACTTCCGCGTGCTGCAGCCTGAGAAGGCTGTAATTGAGGTGCAGGACTTCCTCTTTGCTACATCGCAGATAGCGCAAACAACCCTGCGCAGCGTGCTTGGACAAAGCGAGCTTGATGAGCTGTTAACCGAAAGGGATGAGATAAACAAACGACTTCAGGCTATTATTGATGACCACACAGAACCATGGGGTATTAAAGTATCAAACGTTGAAGTAAAACAGATCGATCTGCCGATCGAAATGCAGCGCGCAATGGCGCGCCAGGCTGAAGCTGAAAGAGAAAGAAGAGCGAAAGTTATTCACGCAGATGGTGAATACCAGGCTTCGCAAAAGCTTGCCGATGCAGCCGAAGTTATCAATAAGCAGCCGATATCATTGCAGCTCAGATATTTGCAGACCTTAACGGAAATTGCTACCGAGAAGAATTCAACAATAATCTTCCCGCTGCCTGTTGATATAATATCACAGTTCATGAAGATGGTTGATAGCGGCACGAAGAAGTAA
- the rho gene encoding transcription termination factor Rho, with protein sequence MDLAELKKKKIGELYEIAKNLNINGYSDLRKQDLIYKILETGTQNDGVAFSKGVLDVLPDGYGFLRSSDYNYLSSPDDVYVSPSQIKKFALRTGDTVSGQVRPPKDGERFFALLRVDKVNGVEPEKMRERTLFDNLTPLYANERLNLESAPGEYATRIMNLFTPIGKGNRGMIVSPPKAGKTILLQQIANAIAKNQPDVELIVLLIDERPEEVTDMERSVRAEVISSTFDEPPERHVQVSDIVLEKAKRLTEAKKDVVILLDSITRLARAHNTVVPHSGKILSGGVDANALHRPKRFFGAARNIEEGGSLTIIATALVETGSRMDEVIFEEFKGTGNMEIVLDRKLADKRIFPAIDLNKSGTRKEELLLDEEELSKVWLLRKILSDFSQVEAMEFLLGKMKGTKHNKEFLKSMNS encoded by the coding sequence ATGGATTTAGCCGAACTGAAGAAAAAGAAAATTGGCGAGCTTTACGAAATCGCAAAGAACTTAAACATTAACGGATACAGTGATCTCAGAAAACAGGACCTGATCTACAAGATCCTTGAAACAGGAACGCAGAATGACGGAGTGGCATTCAGCAAAGGAGTGCTTGACGTTCTGCCTGACGGGTACGGTTTTTTAAGATCATCAGATTATAACTACCTCTCATCACCTGATGATGTTTACGTTTCTCCTTCACAGATAAAAAAATTCGCCTTAAGGACCGGTGATACCGTAAGCGGGCAGGTAAGGCCTCCCAAAGACGGTGAAAGGTTCTTTGCTCTTTTAAGGGTTGATAAAGTAAACGGAGTTGAGCCTGAAAAGATGCGTGAGAGAACATTGTTCGATAACCTCACGCCGCTTTATGCAAACGAAAGGCTTAACCTTGAATCAGCCCCGGGTGAGTACGCAACAAGGATCATGAACCTGTTCACACCAATAGGTAAAGGAAACAGGGGCATGATAGTTTCACCGCCCAAGGCAGGAAAAACAATTTTGCTTCAGCAGATAGCCAACGCTATTGCCAAGAACCAGCCTGATGTTGAGCTTATTGTCCTATTAATAGATGAGCGTCCGGAAGAAGTAACGGATATGGAGCGCTCTGTAAGGGCAGAAGTGATAAGCTCAACCTTTGATGAGCCGCCTGAGAGGCACGTACAGGTAAGTGATATAGTTCTTGAAAAGGCCAAAAGGCTTACTGAAGCCAAGAAGGATGTTGTAATACTTCTGGATAGTATTACCCGTCTTGCAAGGGCGCACAATACAGTAGTACCGCACAGCGGAAAGATACTTTCAGGCGGTGTGGACGCAAATGCATTGCACAGACCAAAAAGATTTTTCGGAGCTGCAAGAAACATTGAAGAAGGCGGCAGTTTGACAATTATAGCAACTGCGCTGGTTGAAACCGGAAGCCGAATGGATGAAGTTATCTTTGAAGAGTTCAAAGGAACCGGTAACATGGAAATTGTTCTTGACAGAAAGCTTGCCGATAAGAGAATTTTCCCCGCAATAGATCTCAACAAATCAGGCACCAGGAAAGAAGAGCTTCTTTTAGACGAAGAAGAGCTTTCAAAGGTATGGCTGCTCAGAAAGATCCTCAGTGACTTCTCACAGGTTGAAGCAATGGAATTCCTTTTAGGAAAAATGAAAGGGACCAAGCACAACAAAGAATTTTTAAAAAGCATGAACTCATAA
- a CDS encoding DNA primase: MKIPQSKIDEISSSLDIVDVISAYTPLRKAGRSFMGRCPFHEEKTPSFSVSQEKGVYHCFGCGKSGNMFTFIMDTENMTFFDAVKLLAEKANVTIEFDNEPYDPDKNKIELYYDINRKAGKYFYDKLMSREGAYAKEYLNERGLKDDTITKFGLGYSPRDKDALFREFENDFTTEDLQNAGLILVLGAGEIRDRFRGRLMFPIFNDSGKVVGFGGRRMYDEGTDEAKYVNSPETRIYNKSKTLYGLNFAKGPIKQKGFAILVEGYMDLISLYQSGIENVVASSGTALTQLHTKILGRYTKEVVVVYDADLAGQNASRRAIEILIENDISVSVLELPFGDDPDTYIKKNGLSGFEHLLANRLSVIDYIAERYETEGKMSTPEGKTEFVREIIGLIAKMRDAIKRDFYVKGIAEKFSIYESTIRKELDTIVKSKSRPQFNERDSESRKPETPAKEKSTRFSAVELVLIRLLVDSDAQTKAMLMNELELDLVKNDTVRKIVNYLMMNIDSPEKLALNQLFIEFQDEEAKSIIGKSLLDDNYVMQGGRNRNYMNEANQVLGQLKLTNIKNTIKEIETKIKSIDSSSPEILKLLNEQQTLRREQMQIENSMKSL, translated from the coding sequence ATGAAGATCCCCCAATCAAAAATAGACGAAATATCATCATCACTTGATATAGTTGATGTGATCTCGGCATACACTCCCCTTCGCAAAGCGGGCAGAAGCTTTATGGGCAGGTGTCCATTCCATGAAGAGAAAACCCCATCATTCAGTGTATCGCAGGAAAAAGGGGTTTACCACTGCTTTGGCTGCGGCAAAAGCGGCAATATGTTCACCTTTATCATGGATACAGAGAACATGACTTTCTTTGACGCGGTAAAGCTGCTTGCTGAAAAAGCTAATGTTACAATTGAATTTGATAACGAGCCGTACGACCCCGATAAAAATAAAATTGAGCTATATTACGATATTAACCGCAAAGCAGGCAAATATTTTTACGATAAGCTTATGAGCCGTGAAGGCGCATATGCGAAGGAGTATTTAAATGAGCGCGGATTAAAGGATGATACTATAACAAAATTCGGGCTTGGGTACTCACCGCGCGATAAGGATGCGCTCTTCAGGGAGTTTGAAAATGATTTCACCACAGAAGACCTGCAGAATGCAGGGCTGATACTCGTGCTTGGCGCGGGTGAGATCCGCGACCGTTTCAGGGGCAGGCTGATGTTCCCCATATTCAATGATTCAGGCAAAGTTGTAGGTTTTGGCGGAAGGCGTATGTACGATGAAGGCACAGATGAAGCAAAGTATGTTAATTCACCCGAAACGCGGATATACAATAAAAGCAAAACGCTTTACGGACTTAACTTCGCAAAGGGTCCCATAAAACAAAAAGGATTTGCAATACTTGTAGAGGGTTACATGGATCTTATTTCGCTTTATCAAAGCGGGATAGAGAACGTAGTTGCTTCAAGCGGTACAGCGCTGACACAGCTTCACACAAAAATTTTAGGGCGTTATACAAAAGAGGTTGTGGTTGTATATGATGCCGACCTTGCGGGACAGAATGCATCACGCAGGGCTATAGAGATACTGATAGAGAATGATATTTCAGTAAGCGTACTCGAGCTGCCTTTTGGCGATGACCCGGATACATATATTAAAAAGAACGGTCTGAGCGGGTTTGAGCATCTTCTTGCAAACAGGCTTTCAGTCATAGATTACATAGCAGAGCGTTATGAAACTGAGGGCAAGATGTCCACACCTGAGGGAAAAACTGAATTTGTAAGAGAAATAATAGGGCTCATAGCAAAAATGCGTGATGCCATTAAGCGTGATTTTTATGTAAAGGGTATCGCGGAGAAATTTTCTATTTATGAAAGCACAATCCGTAAGGAGCTTGATACCATAGTGAAATCAAAAAGCCGACCGCAGTTCAATGAACGCGATTCAGAAAGCAGAAAGCCGGAAACACCCGCTAAGGAAAAAAGCACGCGCTTTTCAGCGGTGGAGCTTGTACTCATAAGGCTGCTGGTTGATTCAGACGCGCAGACCAAGGCAATGCTGATGAACGAGCTTGAGCTTGACCTGGTAAAGAATGATACAGTACGGAAAATTGTAAATTACCTGATGATGAATATCGATTCACCTGAAAAACTTGCGCTTAATCAGCTTTTCATTGAATTCCAGGATGAAGAAGCAAAAAGCATTATTGGGAAATCATTACTGGATGATAACTATGTAATGCAGGGCGGCAGGAACAGGAATTACATGAATGAAGCGAACCAGGTACTGGGTCAATTAAAGCTTACAAATATTAAGAATACGATAAAAGAGATTGAGACAAAGATCAAATCAATAGATAGTTCATCACCTGAAATACTTAAGCTGCTAAATGAGCAGCAAACCCTCCGCCGCGAGCAGATGCAGATTGAGAATAGTATGAAGAGTTTATAG
- a CDS encoding DUF3108 domain-containing protein, giving the protein MRSIKVLLLFAALNVAAYAQFRTHTNNAFSFGERLSFEVSYGFITAAEAFMTVSPSPFMYNNRETYEVNFDVNSRSSFDKIYKVRDNYKTFIDVQGIFPWRFEQHIRESDFKHDFEATFIQESLKVYTKVNYVEDKTHISKNEYVQDLISSFYYARTLDWKGKKEGDVVTVNYFYKDNFYPLDIRFEGRETVDVAAGEFKTFILRPMLKEGFTNKTSDIFIYLSDDERKIPVKVKMKIVIGALVAELTQYSGLNGPLDSKVGD; this is encoded by the coding sequence ATGAGATCAATTAAAGTATTACTGCTTTTTGCTGCCTTGAATGTTGCGGCTTATGCCCAGTTCAGAACGCATACCAACAATGCATTTTCATTCGGTGAAAGGCTTTCATTCGAAGTAAGCTACGGCTTTATTACGGCCGCAGAGGCGTTTATGACCGTATCGCCATCGCCCTTCATGTATAATAACCGTGAAACATACGAAGTGAACTTCGATGTGAATTCACGCTCAAGCTTCGATAAGATATACAAGGTTCGTGATAATTACAAAACATTCATTGATGTTCAGGGTATTTTCCCCTGGCGGTTTGAGCAGCACATACGTGAAAGTGACTTTAAACACGATTTTGAAGCTACTTTTATACAGGAAAGCCTGAAGGTATATACAAAGGTAAACTATGTGGAAGATAAAACACATATTTCAAAAAATGAATATGTGCAGGACCTTATTTCTTCATTTTATTATGCCAGAACACTTGACTGGAAAGGTAAGAAGGAAGGCGATGTTGTAACTGTGAATTATTTCTACAAAGATAATTTTTATCCGCTTGATATCCGTTTTGAAGGAAGGGAAACAGTTGATGTTGCTGCCGGTGAATTTAAAACTTTTATCCTTAGACCAATGCTTAAGGAAGGTTTTACCAACAAAACCTCAGATATTTTTATTTATTTGAGCGATGATGAAAGAAAAATTCCGGTGAAGGTTAAGATGAAGATAGTTATAGGAGCACTTGTTGCTGAGTTGACCCAGTATTCCGGCCTTAACGGCCCGCTGGATTCAAAAGTAGGTGACTAG
- a CDS encoding SBBP repeat-containing protein codes for MQEQNNSFDMCVIKFLPTGDTHWVRLYNNTFDAAKSITLDAFGNVYIAGTSNFSRLVVKYNTLGVKIWEVNIGFGESTKIVCDKDNNVCITGYVTNSGSFNDFITTKLNSNGVILWQKYYFGSANSQDYPQDLSVDIRGNFYVTGFTNESGSMDDFCTLKYDPNGNLIWVKKYNGPGNNVDGAFSLSLDVFNNVYVSGYSTGAGTSSDFCTVKYDSNGVEKWVKRYNGPTNSYEGARVNAVDLQNNIYVGGQSPGTSGGDDYCLVKYDIDGNQLWVSRYNGPGNNFDGIRDIVVDPNGNAYVTGISLGINSLYNACTIKFDTSGTQQWIARYIGEPYSISTDIALDNEGNILITGCSVPQGRNDSDIVVIKYSSTVGIQYVNSSIPSEYRLYQNYPNPFNPVTSIVFSVPKRSIIKLNVYNSIGVVVSELVSGEINAGNYKINWDASNFPSGVYFYKIETGEFSESKKMILIK; via the coding sequence GTGCAGGAACAGAATAATAGTTTTGATATGTGTGTGATTAAGTTTCTTCCTACCGGCGATACTCATTGGGTTAGGTTATATAACAATACTTTTGATGCTGCAAAGTCAATTACTTTGGATGCTTTTGGTAATGTTTATATTGCAGGTACTAGTAACTTTAGCAGACTGGTTGTTAAGTATAATACACTTGGTGTTAAGATTTGGGAAGTAAATATTGGTTTTGGTGAGTCAACAAAAATAGTATGTGACAAAGATAATAATGTTTGCATTACCGGCTATGTTACAAATTCTGGTTCATTTAATGATTTCATAACTACAAAATTAAACTCAAATGGCGTTATCTTGTGGCAAAAATACTACTTTGGTAGTGCTAACTCACAAGATTATCCTCAAGACTTGAGCGTTGATATTCGGGGTAACTTCTATGTAACAGGTTTTACAAATGAATCGGGGAGCATGGATGACTTTTGCACCTTGAAATACGACCCGAATGGCAATTTGATTTGGGTGAAAAAATACAATGGTCCTGGAAACAATGTAGATGGTGCATTTTCTCTGTCGCTGGATGTTTTCAATAACGTATATGTAAGTGGATATAGTACGGGCGCCGGTACAAGCTCAGATTTTTGTACTGTAAAATACGATTCAAACGGGGTAGAGAAATGGGTGAAAAGATATAATGGACCAACCAATAGCTATGAAGGTGCAAGGGTAAATGCAGTAGATTTACAAAATAATATTTATGTTGGTGGACAAAGCCCGGGAACATCAGGGGGTGATGATTATTGCCTGGTAAAATACGATATTGACGGAAATCAGCTTTGGGTTTCAAGATATAACGGTCCCGGGAATAATTTTGATGGAATCAGGGATATAGTGGTAGATCCAAATGGAAATGCTTACGTCACTGGAATAAGTTTGGGTATTAACAGTCTGTATAACGCCTGCACTATTAAATTTGATACATCCGGAACTCAACAGTGGATCGCGAGGTATATTGGTGAACCCTATAGTATTTCAACTGACATTGCACTTGATAACGAAGGGAACATACTCATAACAGGTTGCTCAGTCCCTCAAGGTAGAAATGACAGCGACATTGTAGTTATAAAGTATTCATCTACGGTTGGAATTCAGTATGTTAATTCAAGTATTCCTTCAGAATATAGATTATACCAGAATTATCCGAATCCGTTTAATCCTGTTACGTCAATAGTTTTTTCAGTCCCCAAAAGGTCCATTATTAAATTAAACGTATATAACTCAATTGGCGTTGTTGTATCTGAGTTAGTATCGGGTGAAATTAATGCGGGAAATTACAAAATTAATTGGGATGCCTCAAACTTCCCAAGCGGTGTTTATTTTTATAAAATTGAAACAGGCGAGTTTTCTGAATCAAAAAAAATGATTCTGATAAAGTAG
- a CDS encoding glycosyltransferase family 9 protein yields MLTLPVIDALRERFPEATIDLLVQSRVYELVSDYPGLNKVHKMDEVTTSGVKALCKAEKYDLGIAVYPNFQIALGMYFGGVKYRLGTGYRWYSFLFNLPHYQHRKEAIKHESAYNVDLLQAVNYYNEKELSVKLEVKNEHLDSAFGKLNSKGFDIAQRFIVIHIPSLGSAKVWSDFNFLQLLRNILDNVNNCYQVVLTGTTSDEVQVKRIVEQLPENNRIFCVFNMNLSELAALISRASLFLGNSTGPIHIAAAVGTFVVGLYSPVRVESPLRWGPLTAKKKIFVPDEDDNSRDVMNDIEPNEVYNFINKYMELNK; encoded by the coding sequence TTGCTTACACTTCCTGTGATAGATGCCCTAAGGGAAAGATTTCCGGAGGCAACCATAGATCTGCTGGTGCAAAGCAGGGTATATGAGCTGGTTTCTGATTACCCGGGTTTAAACAAGGTCCATAAAATGGATGAAGTAACAACATCCGGGGTTAAAGCTCTTTGTAAGGCTGAAAAGTATGACCTTGGAATTGCGGTTTATCCCAATTTTCAAATTGCGCTGGGAATGTACTTTGGAGGAGTAAAATACAGGCTTGGTACAGGTTACCGGTGGTATTCGTTTCTGTTTAACCTTCCACATTACCAGCACAGGAAAGAAGCTATAAAGCATGAAAGTGCCTATAATGTGGATTTACTTCAAGCTGTTAACTACTATAATGAAAAGGAGTTATCCGTTAAGCTTGAAGTAAAAAATGAGCATCTGGATAGTGCTTTTGGGAAGTTAAATTCTAAAGGTTTTGATATAGCTCAGAGATTCATTGTGATACATATTCCGTCCTTAGGGTCTGCCAAAGTATGGAGTGATTTCAACTTTTTGCAGCTTTTGCGTAATATTCTTGATAATGTAAATAATTGTTATCAGGTGGTTTTAACAGGAACAACAAGCGATGAAGTTCAAGTTAAAAGGATAGTGGAACAATTACCTGAAAATAACCGCATTTTTTGCGTTTTTAACATGAATTTGAGCGAACTTGCGGCTTTGATTAGCCGGGCAAGCCTGTTTCTGGGTAATTCAACCGGACCCATACATATTGCGGCTGCTGTTGGTACGTTTGTGGTAGGCTTGTATTCACCCGTTAGGGTTGAAAGTCCGCTGAGATGGGGTCCGTTGACCGCCAAAAAGAAGATTTTCGTACCAGATGAAGATGATAATTCTCGGGATGTAATGAACGATATTGAACCAAACGAAGTTTATAATTTTATAAATAAATACATGGAATTAAATAAATAA
- a CDS encoding nodulation protein NfeD — MNISIKIFLALLFLLLCEAGLNSQQNPVVYVIKIDGSINPSTSDFIRRSIDEAKSKNAECLVIQLNTPGGLLKSTRYIVSDILTAPIPVIVYVSPGGSQSASAGVFITLASHIAVMAPGTNIGASHPVSGDGSKMDSTMSEKVTNDAAAFIRSISEKRKRNVKWSEDAVRNSVSITETEALRDSVIDLVANDMNDLLSKINGREVETSAGKKVLNTSNYTIVNFEENWFHKFLGIISDPNIAYILMMIGMWGIILEFYHPGGILPGVTGAICILLGLYGLHTLPINFAGAGLILLAIILFIAEIKVTSYGMLTVAGVIAMFIGSMMLIDTGSSPLEAAVDISLSVIITTVVIIAGLFSVLAWLVIRTYRRKAMTGESGMIGEIGEVFVDIVNGKGTVKVLGEIWKAESGENIAKGDKVKVLEVKDLTIVVQKV; from the coding sequence ATGAATATAAGTATAAAAATATTTTTAGCTTTGCTGTTTTTGCTTTTATGCGAAGCGGGTTTAAATAGCCAGCAGAATCCGGTTGTGTATGTTATTAAAATTGATGGCTCAATAAATCCTTCAACATCAGATTTTATCCGCAGAAGCATTGATGAAGCTAAAAGCAAAAATGCTGAGTGTCTTGTTATCCAGCTGAACACTCCAGGGGGTTTGCTGAAATCCACCCGCTATATCGTAAGCGATATCCTTACCGCTCCTATTCCCGTAATTGTGTATGTATCACCCGGGGGCTCACAGTCAGCCAGCGCGGGAGTCTTCATAACGCTTGCTTCGCACATTGCCGTTATGGCTCCGGGTACAAATATTGGCGCGTCTCACCCCGTCAGCGGCGATGGAAGCAAAATGGATTCCACTATGAGCGAAAAAGTAACCAATGATGCCGCGGCATTTATCCGCTCAATAAGCGAAAAACGCAAACGTAATGTTAAGTGGAGCGAAGACGCTGTAAGGAACAGTGTTTCCATTACGGAAACCGAAGCGCTGAGAGACAGCGTTATTGACCTGGTTGCAAATGATATGAATGACCTGCTTTCAAAAATTAACGGCAGGGAAGTTGAAACTTCAGCAGGCAAAAAAGTACTCAACACGTCAAATTATACTATTGTAAATTTTGAAGAGAACTGGTTTCATAAGTTCCTTGGTATTATAAGCGACCCCAATATCGCTTACATTTTAATGATGATAGGTATGTGGGGCATAATTCTCGAATTCTATCACCCGGGCGGAATACTGCCGGGAGTAACGGGGGCTATTTGTATTCTTTTGGGATTATACGGACTCCACACATTGCCGATAAATTTTGCGGGGGCAGGTTTGATTCTGCTTGCCATAATTTTGTTCATTGCTGAAATTAAAGTTACAAGCTATGGTATGCTTACCGTAGCGGGTGTTATTGCTATGTTCATCGGCTCTATGATGCTTATAGATACAGGCTCATCGCCGCTGGAAGCGGCTGTTGATATTTCGCTAAGCGTAATTATAACCACCGTTGTTATTATTGCAGGATTGTTCTCAGTACTTGCATGGCTTGTTATCCGCACTTACAGAAGAAAAGCTATGACCGGTGAATCAGGTATGATAGGCGAAATTGGCGAAGTTTTTGTTGATATTGTTAACGGTAAAGGTACTGTCAAAGTTTTAGGCGAGATTTGGAAGGCTGAATCAGGTGAAAACATTGCCAAAGGCGATAAAGTAAAAGTACTCGAAGTGAAGGATCTGACAATAGTGGTGCAGAAGGTGTAG